In the genome of Myroides phaeus, one region contains:
- a CDS encoding MFS transporter: MSLSKSNVLFMAAITGLIVANLYYCQPLIPLIADEFGVSESSAGTLTYLTQAGYAIGMFLMIPLGDKLERKKQIIFTTILATIALALTAVVKNFLVLQIISFILGATSIVPQLVLPMAASLSSDEQRGKVIGTVVSGLLIGILFSRTISGFVGVWLGWRGMFWIATAVSVLLVIMIQIRLPQNKPVFTGNLMDLYKSLFVLIKQEPVLREATGITSLAFAQFGAFWTTMVLLLHNEPFGYDSALIGAFGLIGACGAFAAPLVGKIGGAGGARKLILYGILMTGLSFLVFYFSSTSVIGLIIGIVLIDLGLQTIHVSNQTRIYSLLPEARNRLNTVYMSFSFLGTAFGSAFGLYLWKYFGWSGVCIGGMALAGMSFVIYLRSRRN, translated from the coding sequence ATGAGTTTATCTAAATCGAATGTTTTATTTATGGCTGCAATTACGGGGTTAATTGTAGCAAATTTATATTATTGTCAACCTTTAATTCCCCTGATAGCAGATGAGTTTGGTGTTTCAGAATCATCTGCAGGTACTTTGACGTATTTAACACAAGCAGGATATGCAATAGGAATGTTTCTAATGATTCCTCTTGGTGATAAATTAGAACGCAAGAAGCAAATTATATTCACTACTATTTTAGCAACGATTGCTTTAGCCTTAACGGCTGTAGTAAAGAACTTTTTAGTATTGCAAATCATTAGCTTTATACTTGGTGCCACATCTATAGTACCTCAATTAGTTTTACCAATGGCGGCGAGTTTGTCGTCAGATGAACAAAGGGGAAAGGTAATCGGAACTGTAGTCAGTGGTTTGTTGATAGGAATATTGTTTTCAAGAACAATAAGTGGTTTTGTGGGTGTATGGTTAGGATGGAGAGGTATGTTTTGGATTGCTACAGCCGTTAGTGTTCTTTTAGTAATAATGATTCAAATAAGATTACCACAGAATAAACCTGTGTTTACGGGGAATTTAATGGACTTATATAAGTCGCTGTTTGTGTTGATAAAACAAGAGCCTGTTTTAAGAGAAGCAACAGGAATAACGAGTTTAGCTTTTGCTCAATTTGGTGCTTTTTGGACTACAATGGTTTTGTTGTTACACAATGAACCCTTTGGTTATGATTCAGCGTTGATAGGTGCTTTTGGATTAATAGGAGCTTGTGGTGCCTTTGCAGCTCCATTGGTTGGAAAAATAGGAGGAGCAGGAGGCGCGAGAAAATTGATACTTTATGGCATACTTATGACAGGTTTAAGTTTTCTTGTTTTTTACTTTTCAAGCACTTCAGTTATAGGGTTGATTATAGGTATTGTGTTGATTGACTTAGGATTGCAGACAATTCATGTGTCTAATCAAACCCGTATTTACTCTTTATTACCAGAAGCCAGAAATAGATTAAATACTGTCTATATGTCATTTAGTTTCCTTGGAACTGCGTTTGGCTCGGCTTTTGGTTTATATT